The following is a genomic window from Methanococcoides sp. AM1.
CTGAAACCAGGTGGTACAACCATAATCGTCTCAGAGATAGATATTGCTGAGTTCGTAAGGGATGCAGGCTTCGTCACTAAAGCGCAGTATTTACAAAGGGTGCACAAGAGCCTGACACGGAAAATAACCGTACTTCAAAAACCCGAATGATCAAAGCATAATTATTATGCAAACGATCATTTTCATACAAATGACCAATTGTCTTACAGACCATCACTTCTGCACAGAATCCTGTATCAGGTACCAGTAAGCTGAAAGCTCACGATCATAGTAGCTTCGGTCCCCGAACCTGTAGTCGATCATCTGCCAGAAGCGTGGGCTGTGCCTTAATTCTATAAGATGTGCCATTTCGTGGAAAACCACATACTCGACAAGGTCTTCAGGCAGGTGCATCAAATGCCTGTTGAAGTTCAGCCGGCCAGCGGAACTGCAACTTCCCCATTTTGTCCTCATTTTCCGGAAGGTCACTTTCTCGGGGCTAACACCAAGCTCATTGGCCATCTTAGTGGTGAAAGAAAGAACAAGTTCCCTGAACTCAGCATCGCGCCTGTCTACGAGCTTTTTGGAAGCGGCATTTTCAATTGTTGCCAGTGAATCTGTGTAACGCCTGTAAACCCACAGCTTATGCCGCAGGATAAGTTGCTCATGGTCCGGAAAGCTTTTTGGAACAACGACGTTCAGCCTTCCGACCCGGAATTCCAGTCGTGCACGTTTCACCTTGCGATGGCTAAGACTGTAAGGGATAGCAATCCCATTGATACCGATATGATGATCTGAACTCATAGCTCATCTGAAGGTGGAATTATTGGAAGAAGATGCTCCAGTACATCGGCCATGACCCTGTAGCGTACAAGATGATCGTGGACACGCTCATGCGCCCTGCGTATGGCATAACCGTCCTCTATCCATTCAATAGGTATCGGATAGTGCACATCCATGAAAACGAGGCCGTACGCATGTGCAGGTTCCAGACCTTCCTCGTAGGAATCCGGATCAAGCATCTGTTCCAGCCATTCTTCATCACGAACTCCGCTTCCCACCATCATTAAGGCAGTTACTATCTTGCGGACCATGTTCCACAGGAAACTGTTCGCCTCAACATCGATGCGTGTCAGGTTACCACTTACCCTCACATCTATACGTTCAACTGTCCTGACAGTGGTCCTGCCTGGAGCGGTCGTGCAGAAATTAGCAAAATCATGACTTCCGATCAGAAGCTTTGAAGCAGAACGGATCTTTGAGATGTCATATTGCTCACCGCACATGATGTAACGGTAGCTTCGACTTACAGCATGCCTGCGAGGGTCGAAATTATCGGGCACCAGTGAATGTGCCCATGCCCAGATGGTTCCCGGGAGCTTTGAGTTGATCACACGGGGTATCGCCAGATTGGGCACATCAGTGTCAAAGGCAATTACCTGCCCCATGGCATGGACTCCGGCGTCTGTGCGTCCGGAACTGATAAAATTAGCTGACTTTGGATCTTTTATGATCTCCAGCTCTTTCAATGTTTTGAAAAGCTCACCCTCTATGGTTGGAGC
Proteins encoded in this region:
- a CDS encoding M48 family metallopeptidase, with product MSSDHHIGINGIAIPYSLSHRKVKRARLEFRVGRLNVVVPKSFPDHEQLILRHKLWVYRRYTDSLATIENAASKKLVDRRDAEFRELVLSFTTKMANELGVSPEKVTFRKMRTKWGSCSSAGRLNFNRHLMHLPEDLVEYVVFHEMAHLIELRHSPRFWQMIDYRFGDRSYYDRELSAYWYLIQDSVQK
- the truA gene encoding tRNA pseudouridine(38-40) synthase TruA produces the protein MRVALKIAYVGSNYSGSQVQPQAPTIEGELFKTLKELEIIKDPKSANFISSGRTDAGVHAMGQVIAFDTDVPNLAIPRVINSKLPGTIWAWAHSLVPDNFDPRRHAVSRSYRYIMCGEQYDISKIRSASKLLIGSHDFANFCTTAPGRTTVRTVERIDVRVSGNLTRIDVEANSFLWNMVRKIVTALMMVGSGVRDEEWLEQMLDPDSYEEGLEPAHAYGLVFMDVHYPIPIEWIEDGYAIRRAHERVHDHLVRYRVMADVLEHLLPIIPPSDEL